TACGAGGAGGGAGGCGAAGGCCCACGTCGAGGCGCCCGCCGCGAGGAGGGCGGCGGCAGCCCACTGGGGCAGCTCGTTGGGCAGAAACGTCAGGACAAGACCGATTACCAGGGTGAACGCTCCCGCGAGAGCCGTAGCCCGGCCGGTGATCTCCCCGCGGCGGCCCTTGGAAATCGTGCGGCCCTGGACGTCCTTGCCGGCGATGGAGCATAGAGCGCGAAAGACGGCCAAGACCGCGAGCAGGAAAAGGACGAGGAGGCCGAGCAAGGTGCCGTCGAAAAGCAGGGCACTCAGGGCGATACCTGCGGCGGCCGCGGCCTGCCCCCAGGAGCCGATGAGCCACACGCGTTTGCGGGAGCGCTGCGATGTCACCCACGGGGTGAGCGCGGCCTGGGGGAGCATGGAGCCGGATTCGCGGATGGGGACGAGGAAGGAGGTGAAGATTGCGGGCACGCCTGCGGCGGTGAACAGCCACGGCAGCACGGTTTTCGGGGCGACGATCTGGCCGCCGATGTTCTGCAGGCCGTTCGACCAGATGAACCGGCGCGCGTTGCGGTCTTCGTTGGGCAGCTTCGACACAACTTCCGGATAGTAGGGTCTGGCGTAGCCTTGTGCTTTATAAGTGTCGGCTTACCGGGAGGTTCTACGTGGCTCAGTTCAGCAGGCGGACGTTCGTGAAAGGGGCGGTGCTGACTGCGGCCGCCGTCCTTGCAGGCTGCGCGGCCCCGCGCACGTCATTCGAGCAGCCGCGGCCGCTGCCCATCCCACCGCTGGAGGAGGGGGAGTTGGACGGCGCCACCCGCCGCTTCGAACTGACGGCGCAGGCCGGCGAGCACGAGATTCTGCCAGGCAAGCACACGCCGACCTGGGGTTTCAACGGTGCCTGGCTCGGCCCGACGCTGTACATGCGCCGCGGGGAGCGCATCGAGATGCGCGTGCGCAACGGCGTGGATGAGCCGACGGTGGTGCACTGGCACGGCCTGCACTTGCCGGCGGCGGCGGACGGCGGCCCGGCGCTCGCTTTCGGTCCGGGCGAGACCTGGGAGCCGGCATGGGACGTGGATCAGCCCGCCGCAACCTGCTGGTACCACCCGCACCCGCACGCAATGTCCGCGCTGCACGCGTACCGCGGGTTGGCGGGCGGCATTATTGTGGCGGACGATCCCTCGGACGCGCTGGGGCTGCCGCAACATTACGGGGTGGACGACATCCCCGTCATCATCACCGACGCGAAGTTCACCGCGGACGGCCACCTCGACGAAACGATCGACCCCACGTACGGCCTGTTGGGGGACACGCCGGTAGTTAACGGCATCACGCAGCCGCGGTTCGACGCTGCCACGCGCCGGGTGCGCCTGCGCCTAGTCAACGGCGCGACGATGCGCTTCCACAATCTGGCGCTGGGTGTGCCGTTTAACGTGGTGGCGACGGATCAGGGCCTGCTGCCCGCGCCTGTGGAGGTGGATGAGATCCTGCTCAGCCCCGGGGAGCGCGCCGAGATCATCGTGGACCTGGAACCGGGCAAGGATCTCATGCTCCGCAGCGTGGGCATCCCCCGCCGGGGCGGTTTGCCGGCGGAGGCGGCGAAGGGGTTCGGCTTCGCGGACACCTTCGACTTGCTCGAAATTAAGGCCCCGCTCGCCGACACCGCCGAGCCGGCCCCGCTGCCGGAAACATTGAGCGCCGAAGCGGTCACCTTGGACGGCGCCGTGGAGGAGCGCGAGTTCCGCCTGAACGGCTTCCAGATCAACGAGCAGACGATGGACATGAACCGCGTGGACTTTGTGGTGGACCATGCGGGGCGCGAGCTCTGGCGAGTGGCCAATGAAAACGACGATTGGCCGCACAACTTCCACATCCACAACGCCCGCTTCGCGGTGGTTGAGGTGGAAGGCGGCGCAATTGCCTTGCCCGACGGCTGGCACGACACCATCGTCATCCCGCCGCTGGCGACGGTGACCCTGCTGGTTGAGATCGGCTACTACCCGGATCCCACCTTGGCCTACATGTACCACTGCCACATGCTCTTCCACGAGGACTCCGGCATGATGGGCCAGTTCGTCGTGGTCGAGCCGGGGCAGCAGCCGGCGCTACAGAAGCACTAGTTCGCGGCGGTGGTGGTCTCGCCTGCGGTGGCGGTCACCTCCGCGGTGGGGGAGGTCGGCTGCTCCTGATCGCCGCCGCTGCAGGAGCGGAAGCCGAAGAACAGCAGGATCGCGGCGAGCAGCAGGCCAACCCACCACAGCCACCTGTTGGAGCCGCCGCCGGCGTTGGTGCTCACGTGCTCTTCAGTGTTCGAGTCGGTGGCGCGGGTCTGTGCAGCGTCGCCGGTGCGCTTCGGATCGTTCGGGTTCGGGGTTGCGGTGGACATGGCGCTTCCTTTCCGTGCTTGTTGCGAGATTGGGTACCTCACCTGCCGAAAGTAGCGCGAAATAGGCCGAAAAGTTGCCCGAAAAATACCCCCGCGGGGGTGAAAGTGTGTTGGCTTCCCCACATGGACTCGAACCATGAATGACGGTACCAAAAACCGTAGTGTTGCCAATTACACCATGGGGAAAGAACAGTTGGTCAGTGTATCCGATCCTCAGGTGAACCCCAAGCAGCGGTACATGAACTGGGACGTAAGCTTGTGTGTCATGGCCCGTCAGCGAATGACCGGTGCGCAGCGCCGGGAGCAACTCATCCTTATCGGCCGCGCCACCTTCGCGGAACGCGGGTTCGAAGGCACGACGGTGGAGGAGATTGCGGCCCGGGCGGGGGTATCCAAGCCGGTGGTGTACGAGCACTTCGGCGGCAAGGAGGGCCTCTACCGCGCCGTGGTGGAGCGTGAGATGCAGCGCTTGCACGACGCTATTGTGGACGTGATCCAGGAGGGACGCTGGCGCGAGCGCATTGAGAACGGCGTGCTGGCGCTGCTGACGTTCGTCGAAGAGGAGACGGACGGCTTCATCATCCTGGCCCACGGCCAGCTGCCGGGGGAGGAGCGGACGTACTCCACCATCTTGAACATGGTCACCGCGCAGGTGTCCTACCTCCTGGCGCAGGCCTTCCAGCACCGCGGATTGGATGAGGGCGCGGCCACGCTGTACGGTCAGGCCCTCGTTGGCACCGTGTCCAACACTGCATTGTGGTGGTTGGATGAGCGTAAGCCGGACAAGTATTCCACGGCCCAGCACATCGCTAACCTGTGCTGGAACGGGCTGCGCGGGCTGGAGGCGCTGCCGCACGTCGCAGATGTTGAGACCGAGAAGGACGCATGACCACACGCACACCGCAGGACATCCCGCCGCTTGCCGGGGTACTCACCGCCGCGCTGACGGATCCGAAGCTCAAGGGTGTCCGCGCCCGTGTTGGGGACGAGGCGCTGCACATCACCGCCATCGATCAGGCACGCGCCTGGGTGGCGGGCGCCATTGCACGCGAGACACCGGTCCTTGTGGTCACGCCCACCAGCCACGAGGCGGAGGATCTTGCCGGCGAGTTGTGCGCCATCGCTGGCGAGGACAACGTCGGCCACTACCCGGCGATTGAGACCCTGCCGCACGAGCGCCTTTCCCCGGCCGCGGACGTGGTGGGCCGCCGCGCCAAGGTTGCGTGGGAGATGCCGCGCGTCATCGTCGCGCCGGCCCGCGCCGTGTGCCAGCCTGCGCTGCCCCCAGTTGAGCCGATCACGGTTGCGTTAGACCAGGAGCAGGACTTCGAGGCGCTGATCCGCCGCATCGAGCGCTTCGCTTACGAGCATGTGGACATGGTGGCCAAGCGCGGCGAATTTGCCACCCGCGGCATTATCGACGTCTTTCCCACCACCGCCTCCAACCCGGTGCGCATTGAATTCTGGGGCGACGAGGTCACCGACATCCGCAGCTTCGCGGTGGCGGACCAGCGCACGATCGAAGAGGTCGGCACCGTCGAGCTCTTCCCCGCGAGGCAATTGCTTATCGACGATTCCGTTGCCCGCCGCGCCGACGAACTCGCCCGCCAATTCCCCTCCAACCCCACGCTTGTCAGTCTGCTGACCAGGATCAGCGAATCCACCCATGCGGACGGCGAAGAGGCCCTGCTTCCTGCGCTGACCAACGAGGCGTGGAGTGTGCTGCCGGAGCTCATGCCGTCCGGGTCCGTGGTGCTGGTGACCGCACCGGAGAAGGTGCGCGCCCGCATTGAGGACCTGCAGTCCACCGACCGCGAATTCCTCGAGGCCGGTTGGGAGGCTGCGGCAATGGGCGCGGAGGGGCCAGTGGCAGTGGAGGGCCTCGACGTTTCCGCGTCCTCCTACCGTTCCTACGAGTCCCTGCAGGTCTCCGCCCGCAAGGCCGGCAACGCCTGGTGGACGTACGCGCCACCGGGCATGTTCGTGGCGGACGATACGCAGACGCTGCCGTTGGAATTCGAATCCGCGCCCGCACCGAAGGGCGAGCCGAAGGCGATCGAGCAGCTCTACGCCACCCTGAAGCTGCACGTGCAGGACAACCACGGCAAGGTCGCCTTCATCGCCCCGGCGAAGGGCACCATTGACCGCACTGCGGAGCGCCTGCGCGAGCACGGGATCTCTGCCCGCGTTGCCACCCCGGGCCTTGAGCCCGTGGAGGGCGCAGTCACCCTGTACCAGGCGCTATCCCACAGCGGTGTTGTGTTCGGCGGCCCGGGCCTGGTGGTGGTGACCGAGACCGATGTCACCGGCAACCGCGTCGGCGACATCGCCGGAGCCAAGCGCCGCGCCCCGCGCCGCCGCAACCGCGTCGACCCGCTGGCGCTCACGCCGGGGGATTACGTGGTGCATGAAACGCACGGCATCGGCAAGTTTGTGAAGATGGCGGAGCGCACCATCGCAGATTCCCGCCGCGAATACATTGTGCTGGAGTACCAGCCCGCCAAGCGCGGGCAGCCGGGCGACCAGCTGTGGGTGCCCATGGAGTCGCTGGACCTGCTGTCGAAGTATTCGGGTGGGGAGCAGCCGTCGTTAAGCAAAATGGGCGGAAGCGACTGGAAGAACACCAAGCGCAAGGCGCGTGCGGCGGTGCGGGAGATCGCCGGCGAGCTCGTGGAGCTGTACGCGAAGCGCCAAGCGGCGCCGGGGCACGCATTCGCCCCGGATACGCCGTGGCAGCACGAGATGGAGGATGCGTTCCCGTTTGTGGAGACGGAGGACCAGCTCGCCGCCATCGAGGCCGTGAAGGAAGACATGGAGAAGCCGGTGCCGATGGACCGGGTGATCGTGGGCGACGTCGGCTTCGGCAAGACCGAGGTGGCGGTGCGCGCCGCGTTCAAGGCGGTGCAGGACGGCATGCAAGTCGCGGTGCTCGTACCGACGACGCTCTTGGCCCAGCAGCACTACGCCACATTCTCCGAGCGCATGGACGGTTTCGGCGTCACGGTGCGCGAACTGTCCCGTTTTACTTCTGCGACGGAGTCGAAGGAGATCATCAAGGGGCTGGCGGACGGCTCCGTCGACGTGGTGATTGGCACCCACCGCCTCTTGGCAACTGGCGTGCAGTGGAAGAACCTCGGCCTGATTGTGGTGGATGAGGAGCAGCGCTTCGGCGTGGAGCACAAGGAGCACATCAAGGCGCTGAAGAGCCACGTGGACGTGCTGACCATGACCGCGACGCCGATCCCGCGCACCCTCGAGATGAGCTTGACGGGCATCCGCGAGATGACCTCCATCACCACCCCACCGGAGGACCGCCACCCCGTGCTCACCTACGTGGGCCCCCTACGAGGACAAGCAGGTGGCTGCCGCGATCCGCCGCGAGCTGTTGCGCGACGGCCAGGTCTTCTACATCCACAACAAGGTCTCCGACATTGAAAAAACCGCGCGTCAGCTGCGAGAATTGGTGCCGGAGGCGCGCGTGGTGGTGGCGCACGGCCAGATGAGCGAGCAGCTGCTGGAGCAGACGGTGCAGGGTTTCTGGGACCGCGAGTACGACGTGCTGGTGTGCACCACCATCGTGGAAACCGGCCTGGATATCGCTAACGCGAACACCTTAATCGTGGAAAACGCGCAGAACATGGGCCTGAGCCAGCTGCACCAGCTGCGCGGCCGTGTGGGCCGCTCCCGCGAGCGCGCATACGCCTACTTCTTGTACCCGAAGGACAAGACGCTCACGGAGACGAGCTATGACCGCCTAGCCACCATCGCCCAGAACAACGACCTCGGCGCCGGTATTGCCGTTGCGCAGAAGGATCTTGAGATGCGCGGCGCCGGCAACGTGCTGGGCGCGGAGCAGTCCGGCCACATCGCCGGTGTCGGTTTCGACATGTACGTGCGCCTTGTCGGCGAGGCGGTGGAGGCCTACAAGGCTTTGATGCAGGGCACGCTTGTCGACGCTACCGATCAAGCCCCCAAGGAAATCCGCATCGACCTGCCCGTTGACGCGCACATTCCGGAGGGCTTCATCAGCGCGGAGCGGCTGCGCCTCGAGGTGTACCGCAAGCTTGCGGAGGCCCGCAGCGAAGATGACCTGCAGAAGGTGGCCGACGAGATGGTGGACCGCTTCGGCCCCTTGCCGACGGAGGTGGAGCACCTCATGGCTGTGGCGCGCCTGCGCCACCAGGCACGTGCGGTGGGGGTTGCGGATATTCTGAGCCAGGGCACGCGCATTAAGTTCCACCCGGTGGAGCTGCCGGACTCCAAGCAGGTGCGTTTGAAGCGCCTGTACCCGGGCGCGAACTTCCGTGCCGCGGCGAAGACGCTGCAGGTCCCGATGCCGCGCGAGTCCAAAGCCATCAACAGCCCGAACCTGCGCGATACGGAGTTGGTGCAGTGGGTGGCCGATTTCCTCACCGACATGTTCGACGCCCCCGCCGTGGCCGTCGGTGGTTCGACGGCCGTCGGCGAGGGCGGCGGGAAGGTGTTCAGCTTCAGTGAGTAGTTACTCCTGGTGGCTGCCCATGTTCAGCACCGCGTTCTGCCAGAGCTGGAACTCCTCCGGGTTGTCCTCGCGGTAATTGCGCACCGCGCGGATGGCCTGCTTAATCTGCTCTACGATGTCGTCGTCGATGCTCTTGCCGCCGCGGCCCAGGAAGATCACCGGGCCGGAGATGGCATTCGTCGGGTCGGTGAGGAAGTCCGGGTTATCGGTGGTCGCGGTGTTCAGTGCCATGGAGGCGAGCGGGTTCGGCAGCGCGCAGTTTTCGCGCGCTTCCGGAGAGAAGACGGCATCGAACTGGTTGTCCTGCTGGACGAAAGCGACGCGGACCGTCTCGTGGACCACCGGTCCGAGGAACTGGTTCGCAGCATCGGTGTTGAAGATGATTCGGCGGTAGGTCAAATCCGGGTTGACCATGAAGCCGAAGCGTTCGCGATCATTGCGAGCATTCATATTGCGCACTCCTTAAGTGGGTTGAAGCCACCCCCACCGTAGTACTTAAAACGGGACTGCGCCCTCGGGGTTCTCTGCGTCTTCTGCAGCTTCCAGGGTGTCCCAGTACGGGTCGTCCTCGTCGGGGCCGAGTGGCCAGTAGTCGAAGCGCTTGCCAAACTGCTTCTCCAGCGCGTCGAGCTCCGTGTAGCACTCCCAGAGGTCCCGGGAGTGCTCGTACTTTTCGACGGCAGCATGGCAACGCGCATCGAACTCTGCAGCGTCCGCGAGTCTCTGCTGCTTTTGGGCAAGGGTGGTGGCCCATCGTGGTGACGTGGGGGCGGTGAATCTGGTGAGAATGCCTTCGGGTTGTGTGGTGGCGTAGGTGCCGTCCGCGAAGAGCCACACGATGTCTCCGGTGGCGGGATCGGGCAGGTAGAACGCCTTTTTATCGGTTTTCCTGTTGTGATGTGTTGCACAGAGGCAGAAGAGGTTTGATGCGGTGGTGGGGCCGCCAGCCCCGAAGGGGATCCTGTGGTCCAGTTGGCACTTCGTTGCCGGTTTATCGCAGTTTGGATAGATGCAGTGGCCGTCACGGGCCTGAACGAAGGCTTTCATCGCCGCCGTGGGCGTGTAGGACTCCGTGGTGGCTTCGGCTGCGACGTCTAAGTCAACGATCTTTGGCGGGCGCTCCTCCATGAGGGCATCCAGCTCCGCCGTGCCGCTGCTATCGGTCCACCCGAAGTTGGGGAGGTAGTAGGAGGAGCGGTCGTCCTTCGGCGCGAAGACGTGGAGAACCACCTTGGGGGCGGTACCGCCCCGGCCGGTGAACACGGTCTTGGCGGCCTCGGCGAGAGGCAAGTTGAGGGCTCTGGCGACATCGTTGATGTAGGTGTGGACCTGTTCGAGGGTGCCTGCATCGCTGGTGAACGTCATGGAAGATTCGAGCTCGTTGAAACCGAAGAAGTCGATCGAACTGGTGGGGAACTCGCGTTCCTGAGCTTCCTTGCGTTCCTTCTTCTTCCTGGGGTTTGGGGCGAGTGCGGCATCAATGCGGCGCAACCGCATGTTGAGGCGACGGCGGATGGCGGCAGGGGAAGGCATTGCTTGTGCCACTTTGGTGGGGGTGAACATGTCCACCAGCACCTGGTCGAACTCCTGCCAAATCTCTGCCTCGTTCAGGTTGAACAGGATAAGTGCAGTTTCTGCAATGGCTTCAACGCGGGAGATGTCAAGGCGGCGGGTGTCGCGCTGCAACGCAACTAGGCGGGGAAAGATCTGCAGGGCGTGGTACGCCATGATGCAGCCTTCCGCCCAGCGTGTGCTGCGTCCTAAGGAAGTGGCAATGAGCAGCGCTTCCTGCTCAAGGTCTGCGAGCTCCCACCCGGGTTCCGCGAAGCGGCCAAAAACGGCAAACTCGGCATCGCGCATCGCCTGGCCGACCTTGCAAAGGTCATTGTTCATCTCTGTGGTGAAGTGCACGATCCACCTCCGTTTCGTCCAGCACGTTTAACGTTACTAGATAATGTATTCGACATCAGAGTTGTTAGCAAGGTAAGTAGGGTAATAATTGGCTAAGAATTTCGATCACGGAAAGTGGAAGATTCGGATATGTCAAAGTTGGAGCCACTCTACGTGATCTAACCGATTCGCCTGGCGGGCCTTTCGGTGGCATATTGCAGGGCGCGGGGTGGGGTGCCGTATGCTGCATGGAGTTTCGTCGATAAGCAAAGGCCCCTATAGCCCAATTGGCAGAGGCAGCGGACTTAAAATCCGCCAAGTGTCGGTTCGAGTCCGACTGGGGGCACCGATTCCAGCGGCCCGTGAGAGCGGTCGCCGCGCAAGCGCTTGAGCACGTTCTCGGCGGAGATGAGGCACATGGGAACGCCGACACCCGGCGCCGTCGTTGCGCCGGCGTAGTACAGGTTCTTCAACTTCTTTGAGCGGTTCGAGCCGCGTAGGAATGCGGATTGGCGCAGGGTGTGGGCGGGACCGATCGAGCCACCGGACCAGGCGTGAT
Above is a genomic segment from Corynebacterium sp. CNCTC7651 containing:
- a CDS encoding multicopper oxidase family protein, which produces MKGAVLTAAAVLAGCAAPRTSFEQPRPLPIPPLEEGELDGATRRFELTAQAGEHEILPGKHTPTWGFNGAWLGPTLYMRRGERIEMRVRNGVDEPTVVHWHGLHLPAAADGGPALAFGPGETWEPAWDVDQPAATCWYHPHPHAMSALHAYRGLAGGIIVADDPSDALGLPQHYGVDDIPVIITDAKFTADGHLDETIDPTYGLLGDTPVVNGITQPRFDAATRRVRLRLVNGATMRFHNLALGVPFNVVATDQGLLPAPVEVDEILLSPGERAEIIVDLEPGKDLMLRSVGIPRRGGLPAEAAKGFGFADTFDLLEIKAPLADTAEPAPLPETLSAEAVTLDGAVEEREFRLNGFQINEQTMDMNRVDFVVDHAGRELWRVANENDDWPHNFHIHNARFAVVEVEGGAIALPDGWHDTIVIPPLATVTLLVEIGYYPDPTLAYMYHCHMLFHEDSGMMGQFVVVEPGQQPALQKH
- a CDS encoding TetR/AcrR family transcriptional regulator, which encodes MARQRMTGAQRREQLILIGRATFAERGFEGTTVEEIAARAGVSKPVVYEHFGGKEGLYRAVVEREMQRLHDAIVDVIQEGRWRERIENGVLALLTFVEEETDGFIILAHGQLPGEERTYSTILNMVTAQVSYLLAQAFQHRGLDEGAATLYGQALVGTVSNTALWWLDERKPDKYSTAQHIANLCWNGLRGLEALPHVADVETEKDA
- a CDS encoding HNH endonuclease signature motif containing protein, whose amino-acid sequence is MHFTTEMNNDLCKVGQAMRDAEFAVFGRFAEPGWELADLEQEALLIATSLGRSTRWAEGCIMAYHALQIFPRLVALQRDTRRLDISRVEAIAETALILFNLNEAEIWQEFDQVLVDMFTPTKVAQAMPSPAAIRRRLNMRLRRIDAALAPNPRKKKERKEAQEREFPTSSIDFFGFNELESSMTFTSDAGTLEQVHTYINDVARALNLPLAEAAKTVFTGRGGTAPKVVLHVFAPKDDRSSYYLPNFGWTDSSGTAELDALMEERPPKIVDLDVAAEATTESYTPTAAMKAFVQARDGHCIYPNCDKPATKCQLDHRIPFGAGGPTTASNLFCLCATHHNRKTDKKAFYLPDPATGDIVWLFADGTYATTQPEGILTRFTAPTSPRWATTLAQKQQRLADAAEFDARCHAAVEKYEHSRDLWECYTELDALEKQFGKRFDYWPLGPDEDDPYWDTLEAAEDAENPEGAVPF